AGAACCATGAATTCCTGAAAGTCGATACCATTGTCAGCGTGCACGCCGCCGTTGAGGATGTTCATCATCGGCACCGGCAGCAGGTTGGAATCGACTCCGCCCACATAACGGTAAAGCGGGAGCCCGCGCGCGTCCGACGCAGCCTTGGCCGTCGCCAGCGACACGCCGAGGATCGCGTTGGCGCCGAGCCGTCCCTTGTTCTCCGTACCATCGAGGTCGATCATTGCCCCGTCGATCTCGGCCTGATCCTCCGCGTCGAGCCCGACGATTTCGTCCGCTATCTCGCCGTTGACCGCATCGACGGCCTTGCCGACGCCCTTGCCGCCCCAGCGGCTCTTGTCGCCGTCGCGAACCTCGACCGCTTCGTGCGCCCCCGTCGAAGCACCCGACGGCACCGCCGCCCGGCCCATGCTTCCGTCTTCCAAAGTGACGTCAACTTCCACGGTAGGATTGCCCCGGCTGTCCAGGATCTGGCGGGCGTGAACGTCAACAATCAGGGTCATGCTCTTCTTTCTTGCGCGATCGTAATGATATTGGGAGCGTGAATGCGCGTATAAGCGAGGCGTCGGGGCGTGCAACTTTCAGCCCGGTCGCCGGAACAGAGCCCGCCAAGCCCGTGTTCATGGCGGCAAAGGAGAACTGGCCATGCAAGACAACCGGACTGCCGATCTGCCCGACGGAACCGACACCGTGATTCAAGGCGCCGCCCAGACCTCGGACAGCGCCAGCGACACGCTGATCGCCGAACGCGACACCCCCGCTTCGAACCGCGGCAACACCAATGCGCAAGGCATTGCCGACCGCATCCGCACCGGTCGCGAGCAATTCGCGAGCCAGGCTGGCGACCGCGCGCGCGGCATCGTCACGCAGGGGCTCGAACGCACTTCGGAAGCGCTCGCCAATGTCTCGAAAATGGTCGGCGACACCGCGTCTGGCATCGAAGAGCGGCTTGGCCCTGAATATGGCGACTATGCTCGCCGCGCCGCCGGCGCGCTGGAGAATGTCGCGAACACGATTGCGGAAAAGGATCCGGACGAGCTGATCGAGGACACCCGCACCTTCGTCCGCAACTCGCCGGGCATCGCGCTTGCCAGTGCGGCCGTGGTCGGTTTCGTCTTTGCCCGACTCATCAAGAGCGGGATCGGCCCGGCCAGCGAAGACGACGACGACGCCTGATGCTGAAGCCTGTCGATCCCGGCCCGCAGCCCGAACGCCCGATCGGTGAGCTCGTCCACGAACTCATCGAAGGCGGGAAAGCTTATGCGCAGGCCGAGCTCGACGTGGCCAAGACCATTGCCGCGTCCAAGGGCAAGGCGCTCCTCCTGCCCGCGGCGCTGTTCGGCACTGCGCTGATCCTGTCACTCGCGGCCGTCACTGCGCTTGCGGTTGGAGTCGTGATCGGGCTGGCGAAGTTCATCGGCCCGCTCGCGGCCGGTTTCATCGGCATGCTCATCTTTGCGGCGTTGGCCGGCGGCTGCGGCTGGTACGGCTATCAGCGGCTGATGCGCGACCTGTGAAGGACAGCCCGCAAATCGCCGCTGCGCGCATCGAGGCGGAACGCCGCAAGGCGCGCCTAATGGCCACCGCGCAGGAGCTTCAGGACCGGCTCAGCCCGAAGGCGCTCACCCGCAACGCCTGGCAAGGCGCCAAGGAAAAAGGCGCGGACCTCGCCGAAGATGCCGTCGACGCAGTGAAGGCGCGGCCCTTCACGACAGGTGGCGTGGTCGCGGCGATCACCATGTTCCTCGCCCGCGAGCCGCTGATGGATCTCGCCGGAAAGCTGGTCGGCGGCGCGAAGGAAAAGACCAAAACCCGAAAAACCCGCAAGGCACCCGCCAAGCAGGCCCAGACGGAGAAGACAGAATGATTGAGAACGAAACCCGCCCGAGTTCAGACGAGTATCAGGGCGAAGACAGCAGTTCGCGCCGCGGTCGCATCGAAGCTTTCGGCGCTCGTGAGCGCGTGAGCGACACGCTCGGCGAAGCGCCGTTGATCGCGCTTGTCGGCGGCCTTGCGGCGGGCGCGCTGATCGCGGCCCTGCTCCCCCGCACCCAAGCCGAGACCCGCGCCGTGCGCCCGACCGCCCGCCGGGTGAAGGAAACCGCCCGCGCCGCGCTCGACGCGGCCAAGTCGACTGGCACCGACCGTCTCAACGAGCTTGGCCTCAATCGCGAGAAGGGCGAAGAGAGGATTCGCTCGCTGTTTCAGAGCGTCACCGAAGCAGCCAAGGCTTCGGGTCAGGCGGCGCTGGACGCGGCGCGCAACAAAGGCTGACGACTCCGGACGATCCTGCTAGCGGAACGCGCATGAGCAAGCTTCACCTGGTCTTCGGCGGGCGGGTCAAGGATCCGCAGGGCCTCGATTTCGATCTCAACACGATCGACCTCGTCGGCGTTTTCGACAGCTATGCGGCTGCCGAAGACGCTTGGCGCGGCGCGGCCCAGCGGACCGTTGACGATGCCGAGATGAAATATGTCGTCGTGCACCTCCATCGCCTGCTTGAGCCGGACGCCGAAGGACTGAAGCGGCCAAGGGGGTCCGCGGCCTAGCACGCGGATTGCAAGGCCGTGCGTTAGCCGCCACGCTGTGGTCATGCGCACTGCCCTGATCGCCGCCGCACTTGCCGGCACCGCCTTACCCGCCATCGCCCAACCGCAGGCCACCGCGTCCGCCGCCGCGCAGTCAGCCGACGCTCGTCTGAGGGCGCTCTACGAAGCTTACGCCGACTGGGACCAGAAGCGCTCCGGCTACTTCCAAGACGCCAAAGGCGAGAACCAGGCCGCTGATTACCTCCCCAAGGTCGATCCCGCTTCGCAGCTGGCCGGCGCCCGCTACCAACAGCAACTTCTCGACCAGCTCAACGCCATCCCCGCAAACACCCTCTCACCCGACGAGCGGGTCAACGCCGGCGTCCTCCGCGAAATCCTGCGGGCCGCGATCACCGACGCAAAGTTTCGCGATTGGGAGATGCCGGCGAATAGCGACAGCAACTTCTGGACCTATCTCGACGAGCATGACCCGCTCGACGATGCGGCTGCCTACCGACGCTACATTGCCCGGATGCGGGACGTGCCCCGCTACTTCAACGACCAGATGGCGAACATGCGCGTCGGTCTGAAGCGCGGTTTCACGCCCCCGCAGGCGACGCTCGCCGGCCGCGATGGCTCGATCGCGTCGTTTATCAAGCCAGCCGAGCAGAACGCCTTCTACGAAGCCTTCCGCAAGATGCCGTCGACGATCAGCGCGGCCGATCAGGAAAAGCTTCGTGCCGAGGGCGTGGCGGCAATCAACCAGGCGGTCGTGCCCGCCTACATCAACCTGCTCGCGTTCTACCGCAACACCTACGTTCCTGGCGCACGCAAGACGACCGCAGCCCGCGACCTCCCGCAGGGCGGCGCCTACTACCGGGCGCAAGTTCGCAAATATACAACAGTGGAGCTCAGCCCCGAGCAGATCCACGAGATCGGCATCAAGGAAGTCGCACGCATCGACGCTGAGATGCAGAAGACGATGCGCGACAGCGGCTTCAAGGGCAGTTTCCCCGAATTCCTGCAGTTCCTGCGCACCGATCCCCAGTTCATCGCCCGCAAGCCGGACGATCTCCTCGGCGTGTCGGCTTATGCCGCCAAGCGCGTCGACGGGAAGCTAAAGGACTATTTCGAGCTTCTGCCGCGCCGGCGCTTCACGATCATTCCGGTGCCCGAAGCGCTCGCGCCGTTCTACACGTCAGGCCGCGGCGGGCTCGAAAGCTGCCAGATGAATACGTACGACCTACCGAGCAGGCCGCTCTACAACATTCCCGTCCTCACCCTCCACGAATGCTCGCCCGGCCACAGCTTCCAGGCTGCGCTCGCCAAGGAAGGCAAAGCGCTGCCGCGCTTTCGGCAGAACATCTATTTCTCGGGGTATGGCGAAGGCTGGGGCCTTTATTGCGAATATCTCGGGATCGAGATGGGCATCTATCGTACGCCCTACGAACGGTTCGGCCAGCAGAGCTACGAGATGTGGCGCGCCGTGCGGCTGGTGATCGACACCGGCATGCATCGCTACGGTTGGTCGCGGCAAAAGGCGATCGACTATCTCGCCAGCCACACTGCGCTGTCGCATCACGAAGTGGAGACGGAGGTCGACCGCTACATCAGCTGGCCCGGCCAGGCGCTCTCGTACAAGCTCGGCCAGATGACGATCCTGCGCCTTCGCGCCGGAGCCGAGAAAGAGCTCGGTACCCGCTTCGACATCAAGAAATTCCACACAATGCTGCTTGGGCTCGGTTCAGTGCCGCTGCCGATCCTGGAGGACGAGGTTCAGCGCTTCATCGCTCAAAGCAAGGCCGCTCCCGTGAGCGGCAGCTCAGGCCTTACGATAGTGCCAGAGCAACAGCGGCCGCTGTAGCAGCAGCCCGACCGCAAAGCCGCCGATGTGCGCCGGCGTCGCCAGCAGGAAGCCCTGCCCGCCCGCCAGCCACCCCATCATCACCTGCAGGACGATCCAGGCGACCATCAACCACACGACGTTGATCCAGCGGTTGACGCGCAGATTGTTGGTGAAAGCTTTGGCGCGGCCGAAGCTGAGGGCGAACGCGCCCACCACTGCGCTGATCGCCCCGCTCGCGCCGATCATAGGAGTCACCGAAGCCGGGTTCACCGCCCATTGCGCCATCGCCGACGCATAAGCGCCGACGACGTAGAGGATCACCAGGCCGGTCTTCCCCAGAACCCGCTCGACCTGCGCTCCGCACCACACGAACATCAGCAGGTTGAAGGCGACGTGATAAGGCCCGGCGTGCGCGAGCGTGGCGCTGAACGGCGTCAGGAAGGCCGGAATCGCCGGTGTGACGCTGACCAGCCCGCTGAACCGCGCCGGGATGAACCCGAGCACGATCGCCGCACGGTCCGCATAGCCGCTCAACTCCGCCGCCAGCCAGGCCAGCGCGGTGACGATCGTGATGAAGACCGTCGCGGTACGCGGGATCCGGTTCATCGCCGGATCAGACGAATTCGACCTTGGCGATCTCGTAGTAGCGGTCGCCGGAGGGGGTCGTCACTTCGACCTCCTCGCCCTTCTGGCGCCCAATCAGCGCCCGGCCGAGCGGCGAATTGTAGCTAATCTTGCCGTCCTTGGCGTCTGCCTCGACCTGGCCGACGAGCTGGTAGCGAACCTTCTTCTCGTCCTCGTCGATCAATGTGACGGTGGCGCCGAACACGACCTTGTCGCCGGACAGCGTCGTCGGATCGATCACCATCGAGCGGCTGAGCTGGTCCTCAAGGTCGGCGATCATCGCCTCTACCTGGCCCTGCCGCTCCTTCGCCGCGTGATATTCGGCATTCTCGCTGAGATCGCCGTGCGCACGCGCTTCCTCGATCGCCTCGACGATCTGCGGGCGTTCCAGTTTAAGCCGCCGGAGCTCGTCGGTCAGCTTGCGGTGGCCCTCGGCCAGCATCGGCACCTTTTCGGCACTCGCCATTGTCGTAACCCTTTTCAAAACCCTGCTGGAGCGCGTCGAGATGGACGCGCGGATCCAGTGCAGATTGTCGTTGGAAGCTCTTTAGGCGGCGGAATAATAGGACTGGAGCGACGCGACTTCAAGCGCGTGCCCGCGGACCGCCTCGATGGCCCGTGCCGCGGCAAGGCTGGCCGGTGCCGTCGTGAAATAGGGCACCTTGCGGTTGAGAGCGGTCGCCCGGATGGAATGGCTGTCCTTCAACGACTGCCAACCCTCAGTGGTGTTGAAGACGATATCCACCGCGCCATCGAGCAATTTGTCAACGATGTGCGGCCGTCCCTGCGCGACCTTGTTCACCTCGGTGACCGGCAATCCCTTGGCCGCCAGATGCGCCGCCGTTCCGCCCGTCGCGATGATCGAGAAGCCGAGCTCCACCATCTTCTGCACCGCCGGCACGATATTGTCCTTGTCGGCATCCTTCACCGACACGAACGCCGTCCCCGCCTGCGGCAGCATCATGCCCGCGCCAAGCAGCGCCTTGGCAAAGGCTACGTCAAAATCCTTATCGATTCCCATGACTTCGCCGGTGCTCTTCATTTCCGGTCCAAGTACCGGATCAGTCCCTGGGAAGCGCGCGAAGGGAAAGACGCTCTCCTTGACCGCGATATAGTTGGAAATGCGACGGATCTCGCCAAGCGAGCTGAGCGGCTCGCCCGCCATCACCAGCGCCGCCATCTTCGCCACCGGAGTCCCGATCGCCTTGGCGACGAACGGCACCGTCCGGCTTGCCCGCGGATTGACCTCGATCAGATAGACGGTGCCGTCCTTGACCGCGAACTGGACGTTCATCAGGCCCTTGACCTTCAGCGCCAGGGCAAGCTCGCGCGCCTGCCGCTCGATCTCGGCGATGATTTCCTTGCTGAGGCTGTAGGGCGGGATCGAACAGGCGCTGTCGCCCGAATGGACGCCCGCTTCCTCGATATGCTGGAGCACGCCGCAAACGACGACGTCCGTCCCGTCGCAGATCGCATCGACGTCAACTTCGATCGCATCGCGCAGATAGCGGTCGATCAGGACCGGCGACGAACCCGAAACCTGCACGGCGGTCGCGATATAATGGTCGAGCTGCTGCGGCCCGTCGACGATCTCCATACCGCGTCCGCCGAGCACGTATGACGGGCGCAGGAGAACGGGATAGCCGATCCGTTCCGCCACCCGGATCGCCTCATCGCGGCTGCGCGCGATGCCGTTCGCCGGCTGCTTGAGGTCGAGCTTCTGCACCAGCGCCGCAAAGCGCTCGCGGTCCTCGGCGAGATCGATGCTGTCCGGGGATGTTCCCAGGATCGGCACGCCCGCCGCCTGCAGCTCCGCGGCAAGCTTCAGTGGGGTCTGGCCGCCGAGCTGGACGATGACGCCCAGCAGCTCGCCCCTCTCCTTCTCGCGCCGGACGATCTCCAGCACGTCCTCGGCCGTCAGCGGCTCGAAATAGAGGCGGTCGGACGTGTCGGGGTCGGTCGACACAGTCTCCGGGTTGCAATTGACCATGATGGTCTCGAATCCGGCGCCCTTCTGGGTGCCGCGATCCCGCCCGAGCGCGAAGGCCGCATGGCAGCAACAATAGTCGAACTCGATGCCCTGCCCGATCCGGTTCGGCCCACCGCCAAGGATCATCACCTTGCGACGGTCGGAAACGTCCGCCTCGTCCTCGGGCTCGCCGAACAACGGCGCCTCGTAGGTCGAGTAAAGGTAGGGGGTCGTCGCATCGAACTCGGCGGCGCAGCTGTCGATGCGCTTGAAAACCGGCCTTACGTCCAGTCGCTCACGGTGTGACCGCACCTCGTCCTCAGTGATCCCGCCGGTCATTGCCTTCATCGCGGTATGCACTGTGCCCGATCCGCCGGCTGCAACCGCCTCGCCCATATCGCGCTGAACATGCGCCGACCGCAGCGACAGCTGCGCCAGCCGCGCGTCGGAAAAGCCCATCGCCTTCAGCCGCCGCATGCTTGCCGCGTCGCTCGGTAGCCCATTCGCGCGGACATCCTCCTCGGCGCGAACGATCTCTTCCAAGCGCCTGAGAAACCACGGGTCGAAATGCGCAATCTCGTTGATCCGCTCGATCGTAAAACCTTGCCGCAAAGCCTCGCCCGCGACCAGTAACCGGTCCGGCGTCGCCCGCGCCAGCGCGCGTTCGATCTCAGCCGGTTCGGCATTCTCCAGTTCGCGCACGCGGTCGAGGCCGCACAGGCCCGTCTCCAGGCCGCGCAGCGCCTTCTGCAGGCTCTCGGCAAAGTTGCGGCCGATCGCCATCACTTCGCCGACCGACTTCATCGAGGTCGAGAGCAATGGTTCCGCGCCCTTGAATTTCTCGAACGCGAAGCGCGGGACTTTGGTCACGACATAATCGATGGTCGGCTCGAAGCTCGCCGGCGTCGCGCCGCCGGTGATGTCGTTGGCGATTTCGTCCAGCGTGTAGCCAACCGCCAGCCGAGCCGCGACTTTGGCGATCGGGAAGCCGGTTGCCTTCGACGCCAGTGCCGACGACCGCGATACGCGCGGATTCATTTCGATGACGACCATCCGTCCGGTCTTCGGATCAACTGCGAACTGAACGTTTGAACCACCTGTTTCGACACCGATTTCGCGTAAAACGGCAATCGATGCCGAGCGCATGCGCTGATATTCCTTGTCGGTCAGCGTCAGCGCCGGCGCGACCGTGATGGAATCGCCGGTGTGCACACCCATCGGGTCGATATTCTCGATCGAGCAGATGATGATCGCATTGTCCGCACGGTCGCGGACGACTTCCATCTCATACTCTTTCCAGCCGAGCACCGATTCCTCGATCAGGACCTCGGTCGTCGGGCTCGCTTCCAGCCCGCCTGTGACGATCTTCACGAACTCGTCGCGGTTGTAGGCGATGCCGCCGCCCGTTCCGCCCAGCGTAAAGCTCGGCCGGATGATTGCCGGCAGGCCGACATGCTCAAGACCGCCGAGCGCTTCGTCGAGACTATGCGCAATCGCGGAACGCGGGCTTTCCAGACCGATCTTGTCCATCGCCTCGCGGAATTTCAGCCGGTCCTCGGCCTTCTCGATGGCCTGCGCATTGGCACCGATCAGCTCGATGCCGAGCCGGTCGAGCGTGCCGTCCTTGAACAGCGCGAGCGCCGTGTTCAACGCCGTCTGCCCGCCCATGGTCGGAAGAACCGCGTCGGGCCGCTCCTTCTCCAGGATCTTAGCAACGATTTCCGGCGTGATCGGCTCGATATAGGTCGCGTCCGCCGTCTCCGGGTCGGTCATGATCGTCGCCGGGTTCGAGTTCACGACGATGACGCGATAGCCTTCGGCCTTCAGCGCCTTGACCGCCTGGCTGCCCGAATAGTCGAACTCGGCCGCCTGGCCGATGACGATCGGGCCAGCGCCGATGATCAGGATGGAAGAGATGTCGGTGCGCTTTGGCATCTAGCTTTTGGGTGCTTCCGGGTCTGGAGGAGGCGGCCCGTCATTGACCGCATTGATAACGACAAGCGTCAGATGATTGCGCCGCGCCCACTGGTAGACGCAGTGCCGCTGCTCAGGCTTCGGCGCGACGCGATAGAGAAACAGCAAGCGCTTCTCCTCGGCGTCCTGGACCACCTCGCCGTAGGATAGCCCGCAACCGCGCGCGATATCGTCGAGCTGCGCCTCGGTGTGCATCTGCGCGGTGACGCAGGCGCTGAGCGCAACAGCAAGACCCAACAAAACTGCGCGCCGGGTAATCACGGCCGCCTCACCATGATACGACGGTTCGTCACTTCGCCCCAGGGAACATCGAGGAAACGCTGAGGTTTGCCACGGCCGGCGCGACGACCTTGCAGGTCTTCGCCGCGCCTTTGACGACCCGCTTCACCTGGCTTTCGACATGGCTGCGCAGATAGCGATCGGGAGACTTGCTGGTCTGCACTTCGCTGAACGCGACCGGAGCGCAGTTGCGGAAACCCGCCATCACGCGGACCCAGCCATTGCTATGCTCGACGCTCAGCACCAGGTCGCCGGACGTGAAGCCCGCCTCACACTGATCGAGGGCGCAGGGCTCGGACCCTTTCCACAAATGCTTCGCATAGTGCCATTGCCCCGGCGACAACTGAAAAAGGTCGTCCGGACGATAGACTGTGGGCGCCTTGTTAGCAGGGACCTCCTCGATGTGCTGGGCGCTGAGTGGTGCCGCAAGGAGAATGGCTGAAAGAAGGGCGAGACGCTGCAGGCGCATGTCATGTCTCCTTCGTCATTTGGTTCACGAACTTCTCGAACAGATAGAAACTGTCCTGAGGACCCGGGGAGGCCTCCGGATGATACTGAACGCTGAACGCGGGACGGTCAGTCAGTTCAATCCCGCAATTGCTGCCGTCGAACAGAGACACATGAGTCTCGCGCACGTTTTCCGGCATGCCCTCGCGCTCGACCGCGAAGCCGTGATTCATGCTGGTGATTTCGACCTGGCCGTCCGACAGCCGCTTCACCGGGTGATTGGCGCCGCGGTGGCCCTGGAACATCTTGCTCGTCTTCCCGCCCACCGCGAGCGCGAGCATCTGGTGGCCCAGGCAAATGCCGAACAGCGGCTTCTTCGTCTCCAGCATTTGCCGGATCACCGGCACCGCATATTCCCCCGTCGCCGCCGGATCGCCCGGCCCGTTCGACAGGAAGAAGCCGTCCGGCTCATGCGCCATGATCTCGCCGAAACTCGCCGTCGCCGGTACCACCGTCACCCGCGCGCCGGCCTCAACAAGGTTGCGGAAGATATTGCGTTTATTGCCATAATCGACGGCGACCACATGCGGCCGGGTCTCGTCTTCGCCGCCGAGCTCATAGCCCTTCCCCCAGGCCCATTTGCCGCCGGTCCAGCGCTCGACCTGCAACCGGCTGACCTCCTTGGCGAGATCCATGCCTTCGAGCCCGGGCCAATCCGCCGCCATCTTCTGAAGCGCCTCGAGGTCGAACTTGCCATCCGCCCGGTGCGCGATGGCGATGTTCGGCGGCCCCTCGCCGCGCACCAGCTTGGTCAGGGCGCGCGTATCCACGCCCGCAATTCCGATCCGCCCCCACTTCGCCATCCAGTCGGCGAAGCCGTAATTGGCGCGATAGTTGGACGGCTCCGTCACCACTTCGCGCACCAGGCAACCGAGCGCGTGCGCCTCGCCGGCCTCGACGTCCTCGTCGTTGGCGCCGACATTGCCAATGTGCGGGAAGGTGAAGGCGATGACCTGCTTCGCGTAGGAAGGATCGGTCATCACTTCCTGATATCCGGTCATGGCGGTGTTAAAGCAAAGCTCCCCAACCGCTTCGCCTTCGGCGCCGAAGCCCTGCCCCCATACGGTGCGTCCATCAGCGAACACGACGACTCCCGTCGCGCCCTCAGGTTGGGGCGCGGATGCGGGTCGTGCGTCGGCCATGGGCAGGGTGAGCCTTCCGTCAGGGGTTTTTGGCGATGTCGCTAAGGCGTTGCCGCTATGCGCATTAACCGTCCGGGTCAACGTCTGGTCACGCTGATAATCCGCCGCTAGGGCTGGTCGTTTCCCATTAGAGACAAGATGATGATCCGCGACGACATCAAGGCCGCCACCATCGCCGCCATGAAGAGCGGCAACAAGGACGAGGTCGGGACGCTCCGCCTGGTCCAGGCCGCAATCAAGAACCGTGATATCGAAGTCCGCACCGGCGGCGCGCCAGCGAACGACGACGCGCTGGTCACCGAAGTGCTCCAAAAAATGATCAAGCAGCGCCGCGAATCGGCCGAGGTCTACCGCAAGGGCAGCCGCGAAGACCGCGCCGCCGTCGAGGAGGCCGAAATCGCCGTCATCGAACGCTTCCTGCCGCAGCAGCTGAGCGACGCTGAGGCAGAGGCCCGGATCCGTGAGATCATCGCCGAGACCGGTGCCTCGTCGATGAAGGACATGGGCCGCGTCATGGCGCTCGTAAAGGAGCGCCTGGGGACGTCGATCGAGCCCGCCCGGGCGAGCGCCTTGGTCAAGTCAGCGCTCGCCTAGCGGCGACAGCCTCAGGCCGGCTTGGGCACCGGCGAACAATGCTCATTGACGATGGGCCAGTTCCCGCCCGCATCCTTCTGAAAGACATCGGTGCAGCGGATGCGGGCATTGTTGGCAGGCAGCGTGCTGCTGCTCATGTCCCACGTCCCGCTCATCACGAAGACGTCCGGCGACAGGACCTGGATTTTGCGCTCGACTTGCGCCGCACCGTCGAGCTTGGCCGCAGCATAACCGTCCTGGCGCTTGTCGAATTCCGCACGATCCTTGGCGAGTCCCGGGGCGGCGAAGTCGTAGGCTTCCACGGTAGGAGCATAGAGCGCCTTGATCTTCTTAGCGTCCATCGACTTCCAAACTTCGACCGTCGCGTCGGCGACCTTGGCCGCGTCAGCTTCGCTAAGCGCCGGCTGCGTCGCGGCTGCGGACTTGAGCGATTTCGCCTTATCGCAGCCGGTCGTGGCCGTTGCGAGAAGGACGATTGCGAGTGTGAGGGCTGCTGATTTCATGGTGTTGCTCCCGAGAGGTTCAGACGAACGCAAACAGGCGCAATGCGGCGACGCCATAGCCCAATCGTTCCATATCCGAAAGGAGATTGCGGGCCAAAGCGCCGCTCAAAAGGCAGACCCGATTCGCGAGCTGTGGATAAGTCTGACTCGCGCGCTTGCGGGCGCGTGAGTCGCGGTGCAACACACTGAGTTTCCTAGAATGACCTTGAGCCCCACCTTCCTCGACGAGCTTCGCGCTCGAACGGTGCTATCCGCCGTCATTGCGCCGTCGGTGAAGCTGACCCGCGCGGGCCGTGAGTGGAAGGCCTGCTGCCCCTTCCATAACGAGAAGACGCCGAGTTTCACCGTCAACGACGACAAGGGCTTCTACCATTGCTTCGGTTGCGGCGCGCATGGCGACGCGATCCGCTTCCTCACCGACAATCGCGGCATGCCCTTCATGGACGCGGTGAAGGAGCTGGCGTCGAAAGCCGGGCTCGACGTCCCCGCCCCCGACCCGCAGGCCCGCGAACGCAGCGAGCGCACCGCGACCTTGACCGACGTCATGGGCGAAGTCGCCAAATGGTTTG
This portion of the Sphingomonas limnosediminicola genome encodes:
- a CDS encoding phage holin family protein, producing MLKPVDPGPQPERPIGELVHELIEGGKAYAQAELDVAKTIAASKGKALLLPAALFGTALILSLAAVTALAVGVVIGLAKFIGPLAAGFIGMLIFAALAGGCGWYGYQRLMRDL
- a CDS encoding GatB/YqeY domain-containing protein, whose translation is MIRDDIKAATIAAMKSGNKDEVGTLRLVQAAIKNRDIEVRTGGAPANDDALVTEVLQKMIKQRRESAEVYRKGSREDRAAVEEAEIAVIERFLPQQLSDAEAEARIREIIAETGASSMKDMGRVMALVKERLGTSIEPARASALVKSALA
- the carA gene encoding glutamine-hydrolyzing carbamoyl-phosphate synthase small subunit, which produces MADARPASAPQPEGATGVVVFADGRTVWGQGFGAEGEAVGELCFNTAMTGYQEVMTDPSYAKQVIAFTFPHIGNVGANDEDVEAGEAHALGCLVREVVTEPSNYRANYGFADWMAKWGRIGIAGVDTRALTKLVRGEGPPNIAIAHRADGKFDLEALQKMAADWPGLEGMDLAKEVSRLQVERWTGGKWAWGKGYELGGEDETRPHVVAVDYGNKRNIFRNLVEAGARVTVVPATASFGEIMAHEPDGFFLSNGPGDPAATGEYAVPVIRQMLETKKPLFGICLGHQMLALAVGGKTSKMFQGHRGANHPVKRLSDGQVEITSMNHGFAVEREGMPENVRETHVSLFDGSNCGIELTDRPAFSVQYHPEASPGPQDSFYLFEKFVNQMTKET
- a CDS encoding DUF3618 domain-containing protein, with translation MKDSPQIAAARIEAERRKARLMATAQELQDRLSPKALTRNAWQGAKEKGADLAEDAVDAVKARPFTTGGVVAAITMFLAREPLMDLAGKLVGGAKEKTKTRKTRKAPAKQAQTEKTE
- the greA gene encoding transcription elongation factor GreA, producing the protein MASAEKVPMLAEGHRKLTDELRRLKLERPQIVEAIEEARAHGDLSENAEYHAAKERQGQVEAMIADLEDQLSRSMVIDPTTLSGDKVVFGATVTLIDEDEKKVRYQLVGQVEADAKDGKISYNSPLGRALIGRQKGEEVEVTTPSGDRYYEIAKVEFV
- a CDS encoding rhomboid family intramembrane serine protease — encoded protein: MNRIPRTATVFITIVTALAWLAAELSGYADRAAIVLGFIPARFSGLVSVTPAIPAFLTPFSATLAHAGPYHVAFNLLMFVWCGAQVERVLGKTGLVILYVVGAYASAMAQWAVNPASVTPMIGASGAISAVVGAFALSFGRAKAFTNNLRVNRWINVVWLMVAWIVLQVMMGWLAGGQGFLLATPAHIGGFAVGLLLQRPLLLWHYRKA
- a CDS encoding DUF4170 domain-containing protein, which gives rise to MSKLHLVFGGRVKDPQGLDFDLNTIDLVGVFDSYAAAEDAWRGAAQRTVDDAEMKYVVVHLHRLLEPDAEGLKRPRGSAA
- a CDS encoding DUF885 domain-containing protein codes for the protein MRTALIAAALAGTALPAIAQPQATASAAAQSADARLRALYEAYADWDQKRSGYFQDAKGENQAADYLPKVDPASQLAGARYQQQLLDQLNAIPANTLSPDERVNAGVLREILRAAITDAKFRDWEMPANSDSNFWTYLDEHDPLDDAAAYRRYIARMRDVPRYFNDQMANMRVGLKRGFTPPQATLAGRDGSIASFIKPAEQNAFYEAFRKMPSTISAADQEKLRAEGVAAINQAVVPAYINLLAFYRNTYVPGARKTTAARDLPQGGAYYRAQVRKYTTVELSPEQIHEIGIKEVARIDAEMQKTMRDSGFKGSFPEFLQFLRTDPQFIARKPDDLLGVSAYAAKRVDGKLKDYFELLPRRRFTIIPVPEALAPFYTSGRGGLESCQMNTYDLPSRPLYNIPVLTLHECSPGHSFQAALAKEGKALPRFRQNIYFSGYGEGWGLYCEYLGIEMGIYRTPYERFGQQSYEMWRAVRLVIDTGMHRYGWSRQKAIDYLASHTALSHHEVETEVDRYISWPGQALSYKLGQMTILRLRAGAEKELGTRFDIKKFHTMLLGLGSVPLPILEDEVQRFIAQSKAAPVSGSSGLTIVPEQQRPL
- the carB gene encoding carbamoyl-phosphate synthase large subunit; this encodes MPKRTDISSILIIGAGPIVIGQAAEFDYSGSQAVKALKAEGYRVIVVNSNPATIMTDPETADATYIEPITPEIVAKILEKERPDAVLPTMGGQTALNTALALFKDGTLDRLGIELIGANAQAIEKAEDRLKFREAMDKIGLESPRSAIAHSLDEALGGLEHVGLPAIIRPSFTLGGTGGGIAYNRDEFVKIVTGGLEASPTTEVLIEESVLGWKEYEMEVVRDRADNAIIICSIENIDPMGVHTGDSITVAPALTLTDKEYQRMRSASIAVLREIGVETGGSNVQFAVDPKTGRMVVIEMNPRVSRSSALASKATGFPIAKVAARLAVGYTLDEIANDITGGATPASFEPTIDYVVTKVPRFAFEKFKGAEPLLSTSMKSVGEVMAIGRNFAESLQKALRGLETGLCGLDRVRELENAEPAEIERALARATPDRLLVAGEALRQGFTIERINEIAHFDPWFLRRLEEIVRAEEDVRANGLPSDAASMRRLKAMGFSDARLAQLSLRSAHVQRDMGEAVAAGGSGTVHTAMKAMTGGITEDEVRSHRERLDVRPVFKRIDSCAAEFDATTPYLYSTYEAPLFGEPEDEADVSDRRKVMILGGGPNRIGQGIEFDYCCCHAAFALGRDRGTQKGAGFETIMVNCNPETVSTDPDTSDRLYFEPLTAEDVLEIVRREKERGELLGVIVQLGGQTPLKLAAELQAAGVPILGTSPDSIDLAEDRERFAALVQKLDLKQPANGIARSRDEAIRVAERIGYPVLLRPSYVLGGRGMEIVDGPQQLDHYIATAVQVSGSSPVLIDRYLRDAIEVDVDAICDGTDVVVCGVLQHIEEAGVHSGDSACSIPPYSLSKEIIAEIERQARELALALKVKGLMNVQFAVKDGTVYLIEVNPRASRTVPFVAKAIGTPVAKMAALVMAGEPLSSLGEIRRISNYIAVKESVFPFARFPGTDPVLGPEMKSTGEVMGIDKDFDVAFAKALLGAGMMLPQAGTAFVSVKDADKDNIVPAVQKMVELGFSIIATGGTAAHLAAKGLPVTEVNKVAQGRPHIVDKLLDGAVDIVFNTTEGWQSLKDSHSIRATALNRKVPYFTTAPASLAAARAIEAVRGHALEVASLQSYYSAA